In Chrysoperla carnea chromosome 2, inChrCarn1.1, whole genome shotgun sequence, the following proteins share a genomic window:
- the LOC123291829 gene encoding zinc finger protein 718-like, with translation MNKDSFCRLCAENNIESSLISINDPVALNLNLKYKIYHCFHLKIEQNDMLSEQICSKCCGQIIFTYNFYECIQKAQETLKALTFIKPNNFILPEIVDNNQDNNKLGDTFHIADSLDDKDFVDELLNKTDTINQETQTQDDIFPDCDSDVTQSTSKQSKQSSKTKNDKLMKSKQNCFSHDDDNGSQNTDYINLQTSTDQNEFSTMLSSEIDDKKNADKDFAKVGWDTYPWKCFSCDSQFPSVTELRKHHEVEHNQVAQYVCVDCDKLPFDEYLVFLAHVRMHRPQLKFSCDLCGKHFIRKHVLERHRLHHSELKPYVCQECGKTFRIQSSLLIHTRSHLPEDEKNVFACEICGKKFSLKPNLDAHKRIHAGVKDYTCDQCGKSFVQKGNLENHMLTHTAVRPYNCDMCSKSFKTLMKLKRHESVHSGLKPHQCDICGRQFREKGTLKEHHRIHTGAMPFTCEFCGKSFRFKGILTTHRRQHTGERPYSCLECQHHFTNWPNYNKHMKRRHGINTSVTVRKPQAIPPTGMPCRNPPGTIFVPTPTNDVSNVSIMPENTIQQQQILSQSLPQMFLINSLPTIKNEIDQSSLISTIGVNVALSNGVTSPIISGTPITTDRTNLIGTAILDNPNPGYYIVHTY, from the exons ATGAATAAAGATAGCTTTTGTAGATTATGTgcagaaaataatattgaatcaagtttaatatcaataaatgaTCCAGTCGCTCTTAACCTAaacttaaagtataaaatatatcattgttttcatttgaaaatcgaacaaaatGATATGCTGTCAGAACAAATCTGTTCAAAATGCTGTGGGCAAATTATATTTacgtataatttttatgaatgtataCAAAAGGCGCAAGAAACTTTAAAAgctttaacatttattaaaccgaataatttcattttaccaGAGATAGTTGATAATAATCAAGATAATAATAAGTTAGGTGATACATTTCATATTGCAGATAGTTTAGATGACAAAGATTTTGTtgatgaattattaaataaaactgataCTATAAACC AAGAAACTCAAACACAAGATGATATTTTTCCGGATTGTGATTCAGATGTTACCCAATCTACCTCAAAGCAAAGCAAACAATcttcgaaaactaaaaatgataaattaatg aaATCCAAGCAAAATTGCTTTTCACATGATGATGATAATGGATCTCAAAATACGGATTACATTAATTTACAAACAAGCACAgatcaaaatgaattttctacAATGTTATCTTCAGAAATTGATGATAAAAAGAATGCCGATAAAGACTTTGCTAAAGTAGGATGGGATACATATCCATGGAAATGTTTTTCATGTGATTCACAGTTCCCATCGGTGACGGAGCTACGAAAACATCATGAAGTCGAACATAATCAAGTTGCACAGTATGTCTGTGTGGATTGTGATAAATTACCTTTTGATGAATATCTTGTGTTTTTGGCTCATGTTCGAATGCATCGACCACAATTAAAATTCAG ctGCGATTTATGTGGAAAACATTTTATACGAAAACATGTACTGGAACGACATCGCTTACATCATTCAGAGCTAAAACCATATGTATGCCAAGAATGTGGTAAAACATTTCGTATTCAAAGCTCTCTATTAATACATACCAGATCTCATTTACCGGAAGATGAAAAGAATGTATTTGCTTGTgaaatttgtggaaaaaaatttagtcttaAACCAAATTTAGATGCTCACAAACGAATACAtgcag gtgTGAAAGATTATACATGTGATCAATGTGGTAAAAGCTTTGTCCAAAAAGGAAATTTGGAGAACCATATGCTTACACATACAGCAGTGCGACCATATAACTGTGATATGTGTTCAAAATC aTTTAAGACGTTAATGAAACTAAAAAGACATGAAAGTGTTCATAGTGGATTAAAACCACATCAGTGTGATATTTGTGGGAGACAATTTCGTGAAAAAGGAACATTAAAAGAACATCATAGAATTCATACTGGAGCTATGCCATTTACATGCGAATTCTGTGGAAAAAGTTTTCGATTTAAAGGAATACTTACA ACGCATAGACGCCAGCATACTGGAGAGAGACCATACTCTTGCCTTGAATGTCAACATCATTTTACAAATTGGCCCAATTATAATAAGCATATGAAACGAAGGCATGGAATTAATACAAGTGTAACTGTTCGAAAACCACAAGCAATACCACCTACTGGAATGCCTTGTCGAAATCCACCGGGTACGATTTTTGTCCCTACACCAACGAACGATGTTTCAAACGTATCCATCATGCCAGAAAATACgattcaacaacaacaaatactGTCGCAATCACTGCcacaaatgtttttaattaacag tttACCaacgataaaaaatgaaatcgatcaaTCATCATTAATCAGTACAATCGGTGTAAATGTTGCATTAAGTAATGGAGTAACATCACCAATAATAAGTGGTACACCTATTACGACAGATCGTACAAATTTAATTGGTACTGCTATTCTGGATAATCCAAATCCAGGTTACTATATCGTACatacttattaa
- the LOC123292025 gene encoding cyclin-dependent kinase 9, which yields MFASTSRPETVYTVSQNALSVKEKEKYIENFNFPYCAESSKYEKVAKIGQGTFGEVFKAKEKNTTKKIFVAMKKVLMDNEKEGFPITALREIRILQLLKHENVVNLIEICRTRATPNNRFKSTFYLVFDFCEHDLAGLLSNVNVAFNLGEIKKVMQQLLNGLYYIHSNKILHRDMKAANVLITKTGILKLADFGLARAFSASKNGIANRYTNRVVTLWYRPPELLLGDRNYGPPIDLWGAGCIMAEMWTRSPIMQGNSEQQQLTLISQLCGTICPEVWPGVENLELYNKMELTKGQKRKVKDRLKPYVQDAYACDLLDKLLTLDPSKRYDADSALNHDFFWTDPMPCDLSQMLAQHNQSMFEYLTPPRRQVHMRGHQHAMQVRTKMAATSSQESGYQDRVF from the exons atgttTGCTTCAACATCTCGTCCTGAGACAGTTTACACAGTTTCACAAAATGCTCTAAGTGTTAAAGAAAAGGAgaaatacattgaaaattttaattttccatattGTGCTGAATCCAGTAAATATGAAAAAGTTGCAAAAATTGGCCAAGGTACATTCGGTGAAGTATTTaaagcaaaagaaaaaaataccacgaaaaaaatttttgttgcaatGAAAAAAGTATTGATGGATAATGAAAAAGAAGGCTTTCCCATAACAGCCCTACGTGAAATTCGTATCcttcaattattaaaacatgaaaacGTTGTGAATCTAATTGAAATATGTCGAACGCGTGCAACACCGAATAATCGTTTCAAATCAACATTTTATTTGGTATTCGATTTTTGTGAACATGATTTAGCTGGACTGTTATCAAATGTGAATGTGGCTTTTAATTTAGGTGAAATCAAAAAGGTCATGCAACAATTACTCAATGggttatattatattcatagtaATAAAATTCTTCACCGAGATATGAAGGCTGCAAatgttttaattactaaaacag GTATATTAAAATTAGCAGATTTTGGATTAGCACGTGCATTTAGTGCTTCAAAAAATGGTATTGCAAATCGATATACAAATCGTGTAGTCACATTATGGTATCGTCCACCAGAATTATTACTTGGTGATAGAAATTATGGTCCACCAATCGATCTATGGGGAGCTGGTTGTATTATGGCTGAAATGTGGACCCGTTCACCGATAATGCAAGGCAATTCAGAACAACAACAACTAACATTAATATCACAGTTATGTGGTACAATTTGTCCAGAAGTGTGGCCTggagttgaaaatttagaactatataataaaatggaaTTAACCAAAGGACAAAAACGTAAAGTGAAAGACCGATTAAAACCTTATGTACAAGATGCTTATGCTTGTGATCtattagataaattattaacattagaCCCAAGCAAACGTTATGATGCTGATTCAGCATTAAATCATGATTTCTTCTGGACAGATCCAATGCCATGTGATTTAAGTCAAATGTTAGCACAACATAATCAAAGTATGTTTGAATATTTGACACCGCCACGTAGGCAAGTACATATGCGTGGACATCAACATGCCATGCAAGTTCGTACAAAAATGGCGGCTACTTCATCACAAGAGAGTGGTTATCAAGATcgtgttttttaa
- the LOC123293189 gene encoding probable Golgi SNAP receptor complex member 2 translates to MEPLYYETHKLIIEVQQLFQKFENIDCDPRIEDEIQQRIDRVTKNCEKLDTYVFKTPLDQRASTKMRVDQLKYDIRHLKAAFQVLEKKKQKKMMEINEREELLNRKFAPNPDTAINIDYSLQHNSSLQNANRGIDEMLYTGSSVLDSLRSQRGTLKGAQRRIIDMANTLGLSNHTMQLIKKRVTQDKYLLFGGMFVTCVIIVLVIIYIA, encoded by the exons atggAGCCCCTATATTATGAAACGCATAAACTTATAATTGAGGTacaacaattatttcaaaaatttgaaaacattgaTTGCGATCCCAGAATTGAAGATGAAATTCAACAGAGAATTGATCGAGTTACGAA aaattgtgaaaaattggATACTTATGTATTCAAAACACCTTTAGATCAAAGAGCAAGCACTAAGATGCGTGTAgatcaattaaaatatgatataagaCATTTAAAAGCGGCATTCCAagttttagaaaagaaaaaacagaaaaaaatgatgGAAATTAATGAGCGTGAGGAATTATTGAATAGAAAGTTTGCTCCAAATCCAGACACTGcaattaatattgattattcTTTACAACATAATTCATCTTTACAAAATGCTAATCGTGGAATAGATGAGATGTTATATACGG gtagCTCTGTATTGGATTCATTACGTTCACAACGTGGAACTTTAAAAGGAGCACAAAGGCGTATCATCGATATGGCGAATACATTAGGATTAAGTAATCATACCatgcaattaataaaaaaaagagtaactcaagataaatacttattatttggTGGGATGTTTGTTACATGTGTTATTATTGttcttgtaattatttatattgcgTAG
- the LOC123292561 gene encoding EF-hand domain-containing protein 1-like: MSEGLPKLPGFHFTDVAKTSFPKAQKLRFLNGYRIPVVDFNSSDYTSKDAALSYDPSLTYGRAKSIVYPQFIPRHVQYANKCLTFRAFFKQGIHESPVEFYRVRYVNIIYFLEDDTILVMEPKLDNAGFPQGRYLKRSKIPKNSIGEYLNWKDFNVGIDIALYGTVFHLTDADLFTREYMRSQGIDINPKEDEPPDPYLQQRIMRNTPETHVTPMVDDKLRRLVEYDGKILRFYCVYDSRDEYESGELFPHILYYYLADDTICIKQIHKRNDGFDPFPKVMSRMKVPKNMMDVPVSHPSCYMEISDAEITEYYQPKDLRIGETVYILGRRYLLTDCDAFTRNYYKKMLDMDQKPKIEWETSISQPTPKQVPPHISKIGSLEDSLSNVLNLIPKNIKTDVKKQLHNLGKQLRYSAKMISAHPEDAIREFIIFYFLADSEIKIMEPPIRNSGIRGGKFLTKSLVEKPNSDPENPEYYTPADFYIGAIITVNKFIFKITGADVYVFKYMVANKEKFSQEAIDSVRNYLYHTGLLEEEIRDQVERQQEQEKFEEIQNIGSVAESATKALDVCLEKSQNIDRESYLDPRTVNERNAKELPSVTRKDPIDKPDPQMHGILRPVRDCRYPQYVGDNPLSSECEQLVDPPKIPCCLKPECPELKNIDSIERSREAYYENLADKHKQICENAEMYYNRLCTEDDSSRPEEKQKKCVTFSDEIHQRSLPPEERCENTCSKTD; this comes from the exons ATGAGTGAAGGATTACCTAAACTGCCAGGATTTCATTTCACTGATGTAgca AAAACATCCTTTCCCAAAGcccaaaaattacgttttttaaatGGGTATAGAATTCCTGTGGTTGATTTTAATTCAAGTGATTATACATCAAAAGATGCAGCACttag ttacGACCCATCGCTGACATATGGTCGCGCTAAATCAATTGTTTATCCTCAATTTATACCACGCCATGTCCAATATGCAAATAAATGTTTAACATTCCGTGCCTTTTTTAAACAAGGAATTCATGAATCTCCGGTAGAGTTTTACCGAGTTcgttatgtaaatataatatattttcttgaagACGATACGATCTTAGTTATGGAACCAAAACTAGATAACGCTGGCTTTCCACAAGGACGATATTTAAAACGCAGTAAAATACCCAAAAATTCTATTGGAGAATATTTGAATTGGAAAGATTTTAACGTAGGAATTGATATTGCATTATATGGGACAGTTTTTCATTTAACGGATGCAGATTTATTCACAAGAGAATATATGAGAAGTCAAGGCATTGATATTAATCCCAAGGAAGATGAACCGCCAGATCCCTACCTTCAACAAAGAATAATGCGAAATACTCCGGAAACGCATGTCACCCCAATGGTCGATGATAAATTACGAAGATTAGTAGAATACGATGGAAAAATATTGCGCTTTTATTGTGTTTACGATAGTAGAGACGAATATGAAAGTGGTGAATTATTTCCTCATATTCTTTACTATTATTTAGCAGACGATACTATTTGCATTAAACAGATACATAAACGCAATGATGGCTTTGATCCTTTTCCAAAAGTAATGAGCCGCATGAAAGTGCCTAAAAATATGATGGATGTACCTGTTTCGCATCCATCTTGCTATATGGAAATTTCAGATGCAGAAATAACAGAATATTATCAACCAAAAGATTTGCGTATTGGTGAAACTGTTTATATTCTTGGTAGACGTTATTTACTTACAGATTGTGATGCATTTactagaaattattataaaaaaatgttagatatggatcaaaaaccaaaaatagaATGGGAAACATCAATTTCACAACCTACGCCAAAGCAG GTACCTCCTCATATTAGCAAAATAGGTAGTTTGGAAGACAGTTtatcaaatgttttaaatttaatcccgAAGAATATTAAAACGgatgttaaaaaacaattacataaTTTGGGTAAACAACTTAGATATTCTGCTAAAATGATTTCAGCACACCCAGAGGACGCAATAAgagaatttataatattctattttttggcggatagtgaaataaaaataatggaacCGCCAATCAGAAATTCTGGTATAAGAGGTGGTAAATTTCTAACAAAAAGCTTGGTAGAGAAACCTAATTCCGATCCAGAGAATCCTGAATACTACACACCAGCTGACTTTTATATTGGAGCTATAATcactgtaaataaatttatttttaaaataactggaGCTGATGTATATGTTTTCAAGTATATGGTTGCTAATAAAGAGAAATTTTCACAAGAAGCCATTGACAGTGTTCGTAATTACCTATATCATACAGGATTATTAGAAGAAGAAATTCGGGATCAAGTTGAACGACAACAAGAAcaagaaaaatttgaagaaattcaaaatattggtAGTGTTGCTGAATCAGCAACAAAAGCTTTAGATGTTTGTCttgaaaaatctcaaaatataGATCGCGAAAGTTATTTAGATCCAAGGACTGTTAATGAAAGAAACGCTAAAGAATTACCTTCTGTTACAAGGAAAGACCCTATCGATAAACCAGACCCACaaatgcatggtattttaagaCCGGTAAGAGATTGCAGATATCCACAGTATGTTGGAGATAATCCGTTATCCAGTGAATGTGAACAATTAGTAGATCCACCTAAAATACCATGTTGTCTAAAACCTGAATGTCCGGAACTGAAAAATATCGATAGTATAGAACGAAGTAGAGAAGCATATTATGAAAACTTGGCagataaacataaacaaatttgtGAAAATGCGGAAATGTACTATAATAGATTATGTACTGAAGACGATTCTTCAAGACCTGAAGAAAAGCAAAAGAAATGTGTTACATTTTCAGATGAAATTCATCAAAGATCACTTCCACCAGAAGAGAGATGTGAAAATACTTGCAGTAAaactgattaa
- the LOC123292563 gene encoding EF-hand domain-containing protein 1-like, with the protein MNYGLPKLPGYNFNDVTRNRYHVSQKCKVRNGYRTFVETDGLGIGHRPLDIDSVGYLDVDKTTRLVYIRAVRALFYINNKLELDPSLIYGRAKSEYTPKFIPHYAVYGNKCLTFRAYYKQYLPLSPNEDFLVHYVNIHYFLEDDTITVIEPKIPNSGFLEGRIIRRRRIEKPNSYKFWHWKDLNIDMDINLQGIIFHTFSCDRFTKEFMRSQGIDINCDDTFLQNSPMEEIEPKYHLFKRPPSGSLENTYRRKYAGRDDVLNFLCIWENDLLEKREFVLSYFVEDDTITIKELLKRNDGRDPFSKLLRKTKLPKHESNFFHSILEDNQDMIEYYGPEDLIIGNSINVFGRKFLIVNCDTMTRYFYKTILNIEQPNEIDWKNDTNKNHELKYILNANKYLRYSADMISSHPEDYGRKFIFSYALADDTTKIVELKQPNFGITGGTFLSRQKILKPNSDEDEYYTATDFYIGAIINVYKHLFRITGADLYVLNYIEQNRNEFPMSVYENLKEYALKQGFIKSSDSSDLIAKIDENDPCFVKQLENNETHIQQDTDPDAPTVECRFPIAVQGQLQDKQCTHSKDLNLDIRDSIYDENKTKTDYKPDFDNDISNYITEKENKIECPITGEPGMATHSKKMVTFAL; encoded by the exons atgaattacgGTTTACCTAAATTACCcggatataattttaatgatgtcACC agAAACAGGTATCATGTGAGCCAAAAATGTAAAGTTCGTAATGGATATAGAACTTTTGTGGAAACAGATGGTTTGGGTATTGGGCATAGACCATTGGACATTGACTCTGTAGGATATTTAGATGTTGATAAGACTACACGATTAGTTTATATAAGGGCTGTTAGAgctctattttatataaataataaattaga ATTGGATCCATCGCTTATTTATGGTCGTGCAAAAAGTGAATACACGCCAAAATTTATACCACATTATGCAGTATACGGCAACAAATGCCTCACATTTAGGGcatattacaaacaatatttacCATTGTCACCAAATGAAGATTTCTTAGTACATTATGTaaacattcattattttttggaGGATGATACCATAACCGTAATTGAACCAAAAATTCCAAACAGTGGATTTTTAGAAGGGCGAATTATAAGGCGACGTCGAATAGAAAAACCAAACAGTTATAAATTCTGGCATTGGAAAGACTTGAATATTGATATGGACATTAATTTACAGGGTATTATTTTTCATACGTTCAGTTGTGATCGTTTCACCAAGGAATTTATGAGGAGCCAAG GTATCGATATCAACTGTGATGATACATTCTTGCAAAATTCTCCAATGGAAGAAATCGAaccaaaatatcatttattcaaGAGACCTCCATCGGGTAGCTTAGAAAATACTTACAGGCGGAAATATGCGGGCAGAGATGATGTTTTAAATTTCCTTTGTATCTGGGAAAACGATTTATTAGAAAAACGTGAATTTGTTCTAAGTTATTTCGTAGAAGATGATACCATAACTATAAAAGAACTATTAAAAAGAAACGATGGCCGCGatccattttcaaaattattaagaaaaacaaaattaccaaAACATGAAAGTAATTTCTTTCATTCGATACTTGAAGACAATCAGGATATGATAGAATATTACGGGCCTGAAGATTTAATTATTGGAAATAGTATAAACGTATTTGGACGAAAATTCCTAATTGTAAATTGTGATACGATGACGagatatttttacaaaacaattttaaatattgaacaacCAAATGAAATTGATTGGAAAAACGATACAAATAAGAATC atgaattgaaatatattttaaatgcaaataagTATCTAAGATATTCGGCTGATATGATTTCTTCTCACCCAGAAGATTATggtagaaaatttatattctcaTATGCATTGGCTGATGATACAACAAAAATTGTCGAATTAAAACAACCAAATTTCG GTATAACGGGTGGTACATTTTTAAGTcgacaaaaaattcttaaaccAAACTCAGATGAAGACGAATATTATACAGCTACCGATTTTTATATTGGAgctattataaatgtttataaacatttatttcgtATTACTGGTGCTGATTTATATGTACTTAACTACATTGAACAAAATCGAAATGAATTTCCAATGAGTgtgtatgaaaatttaaaagaatatgcTTTAAAGCAAGGCTTTATCAAATCATCCGATTCGAGTGATTTAATAGCAAAAATAGACGAAAATGATCCATGTTTCGTAAAGcaattagaaaataatgaaacacATATTCAACAAGATACTGATCCAGATGCACCTACCGTTGAATGTAGATTTCCTATTGCCGTTCAAGGACAATTACAAGATAAACAATGTACCCATTCTaaagatttaaatttagatattcGTGACAGTATTTacgatgaaaataaaacaaaaacagattACAAACCGGATTTCGATAACGatataagtaattatattaCCGAAAAAGAGAATAAAATCGAATGTCCAATAACTGGTGAACCTGGTATGGCAACGCATTCCAAGAAAATGGTTACCTTTgctttataa
- the LOC123293134 gene encoding uncharacterized protein LOC123293134, whose protein sequence is MAKTKTGLAAVITTGVAFLFIFIAFVTPCWLQTDGKLEKPKFQQLGLWEVCFNGFEDIRHWYDTKFVGCWWVFEEEYYIIHDILLPGFFIATQFFMTLSFTLLLIAGFLTAMYCCCSRYHDKYITLLFTISADLLIAAVCALTAVLIFGCYGDSRDWMPNWEHNDLSWSFALAAIGSLLLFPAGALFLTEARRARYRRLQETRDPSHGGSQQFNMDVRKGTHSSDI, encoded by the exons ATGGCGAAAACGAAGACAGGTTTAGCTGCAGTGATAACAACAGGTgttgcatttttgtttattttcattgcaTTTGTTACACCATGCTGGCTACAAACGGAcggaaaattagaaaaaccaaaatttcaacaattag gtttATGGGAAGTTTGTTTTAATGGATTCGAAGATATTCGGCATtg GTATGACACAAAATTTGTTGGATGTTGGTGGGTTTTCGAagaagaatattatattattcatgaTATTTTGCTACCAGGATTTTTCATCGCTACCCAATTTTTCATGACACTAAGTTTTACATTACTATTAATTGCTGGATTTTTAACTGCAATGTACTGTTGTTGCAGCCGTTATCATGATAAATATATTACTTTGTTATTTACAATTTCTGCTGATCTTCTAATTGCAG CCGTGTGTGCTTTAACTGCTGTGCTAATATTTGGTTGTTACGGTGATAGCCGAGATTGGATGCCAAATTGGGAACACAATGATTTATCCTGGTCGTTTGCATTGGCAGCAATAGGTTCACTATTACTGTTTCCAGCAGgtgcattatttttaacagaAGCACGTCGTGCTCGTTATCGACGTTTACAAGAAACTCGCGATCCTAGCCATGGTGGTAGCCAACAATTCAATATGGATGTGAGAAAGGGAACGCACAGTAGTGatatttaa
- the LOC123293135 gene encoding uncharacterized protein LOC123293135 gives MRNRTLTGNLAIVIYLISLFCVVIAFSTSSWLVSDYRIRGAKFDRLGLWTHCFRSLPDPTDVYQRRFFVGCRWVFDPFTKGYDEIRGFLIPGFMIATQFFYTITFICALISAVLVLMYFLCCSPDQNKFTLFVRGIGLTCLVGGISGCIGVIVFAIWGNTDGWMPGHENNWFGYSFVLAIVGAVGFVIAAGLFLVEENVQVRKQRHFKDSQTRFELEQESKA, from the exons ATGAGGAATCGAACGTTAACTGGTAATTTGGCTATCGTTATTTATCTCATATCATTATTCTGTGTGGTTATTGCATTTTCAACATCCAGTTGGCTCGTATCCGATTATCGGATAAGAGGGGCAAAATTTGATCGTCTTGGATTATGGACACATTGTTTCCGATCATTACCAGATCCTACCGATGTATATCAACGTCGATTTTTTGTTGGATGTAGATGGGTATTTGATCCATTTACTAAGGGATACGATGAAATCCGTGGTTTCTTAATACCag gtTTTATGATTGCCACACAATTTTTCTACACgattacatttatttgcgccTTAATATCCGCTGTTTTGGTATTAATGTATTTCCTATGTTGTTCACCTGATCAGAATAAATTTACACTTTTTGTACGTGGAATTGGATTGACTTGTTTAGTTGGAG GTATCAGTGGCTGTATAGGTGTCATTGTCTTCGCAATATGGGGTAATACCGATGGCTGGATGCCAGGACACGAAAATAATTGGTTCGGCTATTCATTTGTTTTAGCAATTGTCGGTGCTGTTGGCTTTGTTATTGCAGCTGGTTTATTTTTGGTTGAAGAAAATGTCCAAGTTCGTAAACAACGGCACTTTAAAGACTCACAAACCAGATTCGAATTAGAACAAGAATCTAAagcttaa